CGACACGACCATCCGGCCGGACGCGAGGAGACACCGGAGCAGGAAGTCGAAGTCCTCACCGGCCCACAGGGCCGGGTTGTAGCGAAGCGCATGCGCGTTCAAGAAGGACCTGCGGAACACAGGCTTCAGGAACCCATAGTCGTCCACGGCCATCTTCAGGGCGTTCACCTCGAACGGCTGCTCGATCCGCCCCAGCCGCCGGGCCTGCGTCTGGAAGAACGTCACCGAGGGATTCCGCTCCCCTTCCGGGACCAGCAGCAGGTCATCACAGACGATGTCCGCGCGGTGCCCTTCCGCCAGCGCCAGGAGAGACTCCAGACGCCGGGGCTTCCACCAGTCATCGCCATCCAGGATGGCGACCCATTCCCCTTCGGCGTGGTCGATGGCGACGTTGCGGCTCTGGGAAGGCCCCTCGTTCTTCGCGTTCCGGAGGACGCGGATGCGCGCGTCCTGATAACGCCCGGCGACCGCCGCGGTCCCGTCCGTGGAGCAGTCATCGACGATGATGAGCTCGACATCCCGCTGGGTCTGCTCGAGTACCGAGTCGATGGCGGCGCCCAGATACGCCTCGACGTTGAAGGCAGGGATGATGACGGACACCGAGGGTTTCATCGCGGGGCGCTCTCGTTCTTCCGGTTTCACCCAGATTACCACCCTGCTACCTTCGGGAGTCATGGCGAGAATCGTCTTTCTTCCCCTGCCGGAGGCCGGCCACATCCACGCGACCTTCGGGCTCGCGAGGCAGTTGGCGTCCCGGGGACACGAGCTCGTCTACATGGCTCCACCGGATGGAGAGGCCTTCCTGCGCGAGCGGCCCTGGCCGTTCATCCCCATCCACGAAGAGGCGATGCCCA
This DNA window, taken from Corallococcus coralloides DSM 2259, encodes the following:
- a CDS encoding glycosyltransferase family 2 protein; the encoded protein is MKPSVSVIIPAFNVEAYLGAAIDSVLEQTQRDVELIIVDDCSTDGTAAVAGRYQDARIRVLRNAKNEGPSQSRNVAIDHAEGEWVAILDGDDWWKPRRLESLLALAEGHRADIVCDDLLLVPEGERNPSVTFFQTQARRLGRIEQPFEVNALKMAVDDYGFLKPVFRRSFLNAHALRYNPALWAGEDFDFLLRCLLASGRMVVSQEAMYCYRSRPGSLTSDPVRCLTRIIDMAEALSASLDPRTQGEVIAALGRYREWKLREREDARFRAPLQKGAWGECMSLALRNPAKLPRYMPMVGRQLVSLAVSRARR